A genomic segment from Modestobacter roseus encodes:
- a CDS encoding helix-turn-helix domain-containing protein, with the protein MADSSTADLSKGKRITGDDRNSLADELRARYDDGESIRSLASSTNRSYGFVHRLLSESGATLRGRGGANRNAKKSA; encoded by the coding sequence ATGGCCGACTCGAGCACTGCGGACCTGAGCAAGGGCAAGCGGATCACCGGCGACGACCGGAACTCGCTCGCCGACGAGCTCCGCGCACGGTACGACGACGGCGAGAGCATCCGGTCGCTGGCGAGCTCGACCAACCGCTCCTACGGGTTCGTGCACCGGCTGCTGTCGGAGTCGGGGGCCACACTGCGCGGCCGGGGTGGCGCCAACCGGAACGCGAAGAAGTCCGCGTGA
- a CDS encoding ABC transporter ATP-binding protein, with protein sequence MTSMAAMRSFSRDSSVTAREIPKGTVRRILAIAGPYRRELIAFLSLVVFSSVIAVVTPLLAGDIVNRIAGLEGTAGGIVRIALFIAGLAVLDAGSSLAQRWYSAKIGEGVIYDLRARVFAHVQRMPVAFFTRTQTGALVSRLNNDVIGAQRAFTSTLSGVVSNVIALVLTAGVMLTLSWQITLLSVAMVPFFVVPAQRVGKRLQSITRESYGLNASMNATMTERFNVAGALLVKLFGRPEAEAESFRGRAARVRDIGVLSAMYGRAFFTALTLVAALATALVYGLGGWLAFTGSLSAGDVVALALLLTRLYGPLTALANVRVDVMSALVSFDRVFEVLDLEPMVAEAPDAVPVPTADRSVEFDRVSFHYPAGGEVSLASLEDVAVPEHGASADVLHEFSFRAEPGQLVALVGSSGAGKSTIAALVSRLYDVTGGAVRVGGVDVRQATSDSLRDAIGVVSQDAHLFHDTIGANLRYAKPDATEEELWSALTGARIAALVHSLPDGLDTVVGDRGYRMSGGEKQRLAIARVLLKAPGIVILDEATAHLDSESEVAVQRALDTALTGRTSLVIAHRLSTIRNADQILVVDDGRIVQRGTHEELLAAGGHYADLYRTQFAGAPAAGERTAV encoded by the coding sequence ATGACCTCCATGGCCGCGATGCGGTCGTTCAGCCGGGACTCCTCGGTCACCGCCCGGGAGATCCCGAAGGGGACGGTGCGGCGGATCCTCGCGATCGCCGGGCCTTACCGGCGCGAGCTGATCGCCTTCCTGTCGCTCGTCGTCTTCTCCTCGGTGATCGCCGTGGTCACCCCGCTGCTCGCCGGGGACATCGTCAACCGGATCGCCGGGCTCGAGGGCACCGCCGGCGGGATCGTCCGGATCGCTCTGTTCATCGCCGGCCTGGCGGTGCTGGACGCGGGCAGCTCGCTGGCCCAGCGCTGGTACTCGGCGAAGATCGGCGAGGGCGTCATCTACGACCTGCGCGCCCGGGTGTTCGCCCACGTGCAGCGGATGCCGGTCGCCTTCTTCACCCGCACGCAGACCGGCGCGCTGGTCAGCCGGCTGAACAACGACGTGATCGGTGCCCAGCGCGCGTTCACCTCGACGCTGTCCGGCGTCGTCTCCAACGTGATCGCCCTCGTGCTGACCGCCGGGGTGATGCTCACGCTGTCCTGGCAGATCACCCTGCTCTCGGTCGCGATGGTGCCGTTCTTCGTGGTGCCGGCGCAGCGGGTCGGGAAGCGGCTGCAGTCGATCACCCGCGAGTCCTACGGGCTGAACGCGTCGATGAACGCCACGATGACCGAGCGGTTCAACGTCGCCGGGGCGCTGCTGGTCAAGCTGTTCGGCCGCCCCGAGGCCGAGGCGGAGTCGTTCCGCGGCCGGGCCGCCCGGGTGCGCGACATCGGCGTGCTGTCGGCGATGTACGGCCGGGCCTTCTTCACCGCGCTCACCCTGGTGGCCGCGCTCGCCACCGCGCTGGTCTACGGGCTGGGCGGCTGGCTGGCGTTCACCGGCTCGCTCTCCGCTGGTGACGTCGTCGCCCTGGCCCTGCTGCTCACCCGGCTCTACGGCCCGCTGACCGCGCTGGCCAACGTGCGGGTCGACGTGATGAGCGCGCTGGTCAGCTTCGACCGGGTGTTCGAGGTGCTCGACCTGGAGCCGATGGTGGCCGAGGCACCCGACGCCGTCCCGGTGCCGACCGCGGACCGATCGGTCGAGTTCGACCGGGTGTCCTTCCACTACCCGGCCGGCGGCGAGGTGTCGCTCGCGTCGCTGGAGGACGTCGCCGTCCCCGAGCACGGCGCCTCGGCGGACGTGCTGCACGAGTTCTCCTTCCGGGCCGAACCGGGGCAGCTGGTCGCCCTGGTGGGCAGCTCCGGGGCGGGCAAGTCGACGATCGCCGCCCTCGTGTCGCGGCTGTACGACGTCACCGGCGGGGCGGTGCGGGTCGGCGGGGTCGACGTCCGCCAGGCCACCAGCGACTCGCTGCGCGACGCCATCGGCGTCGTCAGCCAGGACGCGCACCTGTTCCACGACACCATCGGCGCCAACCTCCGCTACGCCAAGCCGGACGCGACCGAGGAGGAGCTGTGGTCGGCGCTCACCGGGGCGCGGATCGCGGCGCTGGTGCACTCGCTGCCCGACGGGCTGGACACCGTGGTCGGCGACCGCGGGTACCGGATGTCCGGTGGGGAGAAGCAGCGGCTGGCGATCGCCCGGGTGCTGCTCAAGGCGCCCGGCATCGTCATCCTGGACGAGGCGACGGCCCACCTGGACAGCGAGTCCGAGGTCGCCGTCCAGCGGGCGCTGGACACCGCGCTGACCGGCCGGACGTCGCTGGTGATCGCCCACCGGCTGTCGACCATCCGCAACGCCGACCAGATCCTGGTGGTGGACGACGGCCGGATCGTGCAGCGGGGCACCCACGAGGAGCTGCTCGCCGCCGGCGGTCACTACGCCGACCTGTACCGGACCCAGTTCGCGGGCGCCCCCGCCGCCGGGGAGCGCACCGCCGTGTAG
- a CDS encoding SCO7613 C-terminal domain-containing membrane protein — protein sequence MPSPEVDYPPPLGRPLPPPSAPAESGAGDHTPQDIAPQQVLLGAGAVAVVAAGAASLTDASSVPGLLVVLVLTVAATLGSLRAGRRGLRSSEEALASAAVVLAAVGAWSAGDGAGAPTGALLLLLAAVFAVLGLIGRSTLTWPIAAWGGGQGAVLSALTGSGLSLAPHASAVLGTAVVGVAVTLAARRAVAVVTFVTAAAWWVTGVVEGSALVWTTESTGAALAPAALMLLAAGGLLALRRRRELRSLLGPSAAVPVLAGLVTGASLAGLLQTAGLAGVLASGYLGLALATVVGAVASPEPRALLRPTGLACAAVLTGLAVAQLLGSGHWSALAALLAAAALPALVVAARQPADRPGALPIALGCLAAAALLAEADGTLAPVWAGRLLVALCLLGLGAATALRRHRVELPLTWTATGVAVLGLVHLARTGHLTGLAVGLAVVGAGYVAAGTVTDRAPVRAGGSAALVVAAWIGAAEADLGAAEAYTLPAAIVLWLYSGRRLATGASWPAWGPGLVVAFVPSVWLAVTEPDLLRLLVVVVAATLTAVAGSRWGVQAPLVVGAASLTAVALGRVVAYLPLTGLLAVGVAGAVLLAAGAAYEERRTRARAALARVTDLR from the coding sequence GTGCCGTCGCCGGAGGTCGACTACCCGCCCCCGCTGGGCCGGCCGCTGCCGCCGCCCTCCGCCCCGGCCGAGTCCGGCGCCGGCGACCACACGCCCCAGGACATCGCACCCCAGCAGGTGTTGCTCGGGGCCGGAGCGGTCGCCGTGGTCGCCGCCGGCGCCGCGTCGCTCACCGACGCGAGCTCCGTCCCGGGCCTGCTGGTGGTCCTGGTGCTGACCGTCGCCGCCACCCTGGGCTCGCTGCGGGCCGGCCGCCGGGGACTCCGCAGCAGCGAGGAGGCCCTCGCCTCGGCCGCCGTGGTGCTCGCCGCGGTGGGCGCGTGGTCGGCCGGGGACGGCGCCGGCGCCCCGACCGGCGCGCTCCTGCTGCTGCTCGCCGCGGTGTTCGCGGTGCTCGGCCTGATCGGGCGGTCGACGCTCACCTGGCCCATCGCCGCGTGGGGAGGCGGTCAGGGCGCGGTGCTGAGCGCGCTCACCGGCTCCGGGCTCTCGTTGGCCCCGCATGCCAGCGCGGTGCTGGGCACCGCGGTCGTCGGTGTCGCGGTGACGCTGGCCGCCCGCCGGGCCGTTGCCGTGGTCACCTTCGTCACCGCCGCCGCCTGGTGGGTGACCGGGGTGGTCGAGGGCTCCGCGCTGGTGTGGACGACGGAGTCGACGGGCGCCGCCCTGGCGCCGGCGGCGCTGATGCTGCTCGCGGCCGGCGGGCTGCTCGCCCTGCGCCGCCGGCGGGAGCTGCGGTCGCTGCTCGGGCCCTCGGCAGCTGTGCCGGTGCTCGCCGGCCTGGTCACCGGCGCCTCCCTCGCCGGCCTGCTGCAGACCGCGGGGCTGGCCGGGGTGCTGGCCAGCGGCTACCTCGGCCTGGCGCTCGCGACCGTGGTCGGCGCCGTGGCGTCACCGGAACCCCGGGCGCTGCTCCGCCCCACCGGGCTGGCCTGCGCCGCGGTGCTCACCGGGCTGGCCGTCGCGCAGCTGCTCGGCTCGGGGCACTGGTCGGCGCTGGCCGCCCTGCTCGCCGCTGCCGCTCTCCCCGCCCTCGTGGTCGCGGCCCGGCAGCCGGCCGACCGGCCGGGCGCGCTGCCGATCGCCCTGGGCTGCCTGGCCGCCGCCGCGCTGCTGGCCGAGGCCGACGGCACGCTGGCGCCGGTGTGGGCCGGCCGCCTGCTGGTCGCCCTGTGCCTGCTCGGCCTGGGAGCCGCCACCGCGCTGCGCCGGCACCGGGTGGAGCTGCCGCTGACCTGGACCGCCACCGGGGTCGCGGTCCTGGGGCTGGTGCACCTGGCCCGCACCGGGCACCTGACCGGCCTGGCGGTCGGGCTGGCCGTCGTCGGCGCGGGCTACGTGGCCGCCGGCACGGTGACCGACCGGGCCCCGGTCCGCGCGGGCGGCTCCGCCGCGCTGGTCGTCGCGGCCTGGATCGGCGCCGCGGAAGCCGACCTCGGCGCGGCGGAGGCCTACACCCTGCCGGCCGCGATCGTGCTGTGGCTGTACTCCGGACGCCGGCTGGCCACCGGCGCCTCCTGGCCGGCCTGGGGCCCGGGGCTGGTCGTCGCGTTCGTCCCGTCCGTGTGGCTCGCGGTCACCGAACCCGACCTGCTCCGGCTGCTGGTCGTGGTCGTGGCCGCGACGCTCACCGCGGTCGCCGGCAGCCGCTGGGGCGTGCAAGCCCCGCTGGTGGTGGGGGCCGCATCGCTGACCGCGGTGGCGCTGGGCCGGGTGGTGGCCTACCTGCCGCTGACCGGCCTGCTCGCGGTCGGTGTCGCCGGCGCCGTCCTGCTCGCGGCGGGCGCGGCCTACGAGGAGCGACGGACCCGGGCCCGTGCCGCTCTCGCCCGCGTCACCGACCTGCGCTGA
- a CDS encoding cysteine desulfurase — protein sequence MTETVSRPAGAQQVPLPLDVEAIRADFPILSRTVRDGRRLVYLDSGATSQKPRSVLDAERDFYENHNAAPHRGAHQLAEEATGLYEAARAKVAAFIGAPEREVVFTRNSTESINLVAYALSNAATAKEPEFRRYAVGQGDEIVVTEMEHHANLLPWQQLCERTGATLRWLGLTDDGRLDLSDLDTVVNERTKLVAVTQQSNILGTINPLGGIIARAHEVGALVLVDGAQSVPHQPVDVTTLGADFLVFSGHKMLGPTGVGVLWGRYEVLDALPPFLTGGSMIEVVRMEASTFMPPPQRFEAGVPMTAQVIGLGAAVEYLERLGMDKVLAHEEALTEYALAQLQAIPGVTVIGPPDTVARGGAISFTVEGIHPHDVGQVLDDLGVEVRVGHHCAWPVVRRYGVPATTRATFYVHTGYDDVDALVDAVREAQRFFGVAPAVTEGGAS from the coding sequence ATGACCGAGACCGTCTCGCGTCCCGCCGGGGCGCAGCAGGTGCCGCTCCCGCTGGACGTCGAGGCGATCCGGGCGGACTTCCCGATCCTGTCCCGCACCGTCCGCGACGGGCGCCGGCTGGTGTACCTGGACTCCGGCGCCACGTCGCAGAAGCCGCGGTCGGTGCTCGACGCCGAGCGTGACTTCTACGAGAACCACAACGCCGCCCCGCACCGCGGCGCGCACCAGCTCGCCGAGGAGGCCACCGGCCTCTACGAGGCGGCCCGGGCGAAGGTGGCCGCCTTCATCGGCGCCCCGGAGCGCGAGGTCGTCTTCACCCGCAACAGCACCGAGTCGATCAACCTGGTCGCCTACGCGCTGAGCAACGCGGCGACGGCGAAGGAGCCCGAGTTCCGCCGGTACGCCGTCGGGCAGGGCGACGAGATCGTCGTGACCGAGATGGAGCACCACGCCAACCTGCTGCCCTGGCAGCAGCTGTGCGAGCGCACCGGGGCGACGCTGCGCTGGCTCGGGCTGACCGACGACGGCCGGCTGGACCTCTCCGACCTCGACACGGTGGTCAACGAGCGGACCAAGCTGGTCGCGGTCACCCAGCAGTCGAACATCCTCGGCACGATCAACCCGCTCGGCGGCATCATCGCCCGGGCGCACGAGGTCGGCGCGCTGGTGCTGGTCGACGGCGCGCAGTCGGTGCCGCACCAGCCGGTCGACGTCACCACGCTGGGCGCGGACTTCCTGGTGTTCTCCGGGCACAAGATGCTCGGGCCCACCGGCGTCGGCGTCCTGTGGGGCCGGTACGAGGTGCTCGACGCCCTCCCGCCGTTCCTCACCGGTGGTTCGATGATCGAGGTCGTGCGGATGGAGGCCAGCACCTTCATGCCCCCGCCGCAGCGCTTCGAGGCCGGCGTCCCGATGACCGCGCAGGTGATCGGCCTGGGCGCGGCGGTGGAGTACCTCGAGCGGCTGGGCATGGACAAGGTGCTCGCCCACGAGGAGGCGCTCACCGAGTACGCCCTGGCGCAGCTGCAGGCGATCCCCGGCGTCACCGTGATCGGCCCGCCGGACACGGTGGCCCGGGGTGGCGCGATCAGCTTCACCGTCGAGGGCATCCACCCGCACGACGTCGGCCAGGTCCTCGACGACCTCGGCGTCGAGGTCCGGGTCGGGCACCACTGCGCCTGGCCGGTGGTGCGGCGCTACGGCGTGCCGGCGACCACCCGCGCCACCTTCTACGTGCACACCGGCTACGACGACGTCGACGCGCTGGTCGACGCGGTGCGGGAAGCTCAGCGCTTCTTCGGTGTTGCACCTGCTGTGACCGAGGGCGGGGCGAGCTGA
- a CDS encoding enoyl-CoA hydratase/isomerase family protein, translating to MTSAPPAGADADGWVRTARNGAVLTVTLDRADQLNAQTPATWAALRAVGESLDDAVRVVVVRGAGRSFSAGLDRTLFSVEPGVAGGLGELAALPAEQTQDRIRGYQAGFRWLRSPGIVSVAAVQGHAIGAGAQLALACDLRVLADDAQLRLPEAGLGLVPDLTGTSTLVELVGYSRAVELCLTGRAMGADEAVATGLATVAVPAGQLDGTVDDLVAALLTPDAGAARETLALLRSAVRNGPEEQDAAERAAQVRRLAALAGR from the coding sequence GTGACGTCGGCCCCGCCAGCCGGGGCCGACGCCGACGGGTGGGTGCGGACGGCGCGCAACGGCGCCGTCCTCACCGTCACCCTCGACCGCGCCGACCAGCTCAACGCGCAGACGCCCGCCACCTGGGCGGCGCTCCGCGCGGTGGGGGAGTCGCTGGACGACGCCGTGCGGGTGGTGGTCGTCCGCGGCGCCGGGCGGTCGTTCTCCGCAGGCCTGGACCGCACGCTGTTCAGCGTCGAGCCCGGGGTGGCCGGCGGGCTGGGGGAGCTGGCGGCCCTGCCGGCGGAGCAGACGCAGGACCGGATCCGCGGGTACCAGGCCGGGTTCCGCTGGCTGCGGTCACCGGGGATCGTCTCGGTCGCCGCCGTCCAGGGCCATGCGATCGGTGCCGGCGCGCAGCTGGCGCTCGCCTGCGACCTCCGGGTGCTCGCCGACGACGCGCAGCTGCGGCTGCCCGAGGCGGGCCTGGGGCTGGTGCCCGACCTCACCGGCACGAGCACCCTGGTCGAGCTGGTCGGCTACAGCCGCGCGGTGGAGCTGTGCCTGACCGGGCGGGCGATGGGCGCCGACGAGGCGGTGGCCACGGGGCTCGCCACCGTCGCCGTCCCGGCGGGCCAGCTCGACGGAACCGTGGACGACCTGGTCGCCGCCCTGCTCACGCCCGACGCCGGGGCCGCCCGGGAGACGCTGGCGCTGCTGCGCTCGGCGGTCCGCAACGGGCCCGAGGAGCAGGACGCCGCCGAGCGTGCGGCGCAGGTGCGCCGGCTCGCCGCACTCGCGGGCCGCTGA
- a CDS encoding metal-sulfur cluster assembly factor, with protein sequence MSETTEPTPVSDGLVGGKSALLEDVEEAMRDVVDPELGVNVVDLGLVYGLDVDTEANVAIIDMTLTSAACPLTDVIEDQARQALTGGPGPGLVGDIRINWVWMPPWGPDKITDDGREQLRALGFRV encoded by the coding sequence ATGAGCGAGACCACCGAGCCGACCCCCGTCTCCGACGGCCTGGTCGGCGGCAAGTCCGCCCTGCTGGAGGACGTCGAGGAGGCCATGCGCGACGTCGTCGACCCCGAGCTGGGCGTCAACGTCGTCGACCTCGGTCTCGTCTACGGCCTGGACGTCGACACCGAGGCCAACGTGGCCATCATCGACATGACGCTGACGTCGGCGGCCTGCCCGCTGACCGACGTCATCGAGGACCAGGCCCGCCAGGCGCTCACCGGTGGCCCCGGCCCCGGTCTGGTCGGCGACATCCGGATCAACTGGGTCTGGATGCCGCCGTGGGGCCCGGACAAGATCACCGACGACGGCCGCGAGCAGCTCCGCGCGCTCGGCTTCCGCGTCTAG
- the sufU gene encoding Fe-S cluster assembly sulfur transfer protein SufU, protein MQLESMYQDIILDHYRNPHGRGLRDPFEAEVHHVNPTCGDEVTLRVHLEGDTIADVSYEGMGCSISQASVSAMYDLVLGKPVPEALATGEHFMTLMQSKGDAAVAEQLEEELEDAIAFAGVSKYPARVKCALMSWMALKDASARALSAAPTEGVNR, encoded by the coding sequence ATGCAGCTGGAGTCGATGTACCAGGACATCATCCTGGACCACTACCGGAACCCCCACGGGCGCGGTCTGCGCGACCCGTTCGAGGCCGAGGTGCACCACGTCAACCCGACCTGCGGCGACGAGGTGACCCTCCGGGTGCACCTGGAGGGCGACACGATCGCCGACGTCTCCTACGAGGGGATGGGCTGCTCGATCAGCCAGGCGTCGGTCTCGGCCATGTACGACCTGGTGCTCGGCAAGCCGGTGCCCGAGGCGCTGGCCACCGGCGAGCACTTCATGACGCTGATGCAGAGCAAGGGCGACGCCGCCGTGGCCGAGCAGCTGGAGGAGGAGCTGGAGGACGCCATCGCGTTCGCCGGCGTCTCCAAGTACCCGGCCCGGGTCAAGTGCGCGCTGATGAGCTGGATGGCGCTGAAGGACGCGAGCGCCCGCGCGCTGTCCGCAGCCCCGACCGAGGGAGTGAACCGATGA
- a CDS encoding sulfurtransferase, whose product MTVLTSVADLLRDPAPVLLDVRWQLGSDTGRDDYLAGHLPGAVFVDLDTELSAPASPQAGRHPLPSVQSLQAAARRWGISAGSRIVVYDAGPATAAARAWWLLRWAGLGDVTILDGGLAAWTAAGGPVEAGDVVPVPGDVRLTGGAMPVLTIDEAAALPGEGVLLDARAGERYRGDLEPIDPRAGHVPGAVNAPTTANVGPDGRFRAAAVLRRQFAQVGAVPGTPVGVYCGSGITAAHEVAALAHAGIAAALWPGSWSQWANDPTRPAATGP is encoded by the coding sequence GTGACCGTGCTGACGTCGGTCGCCGACCTGCTGCGGGACCCCGCGCCGGTGCTGCTCGACGTCCGCTGGCAGCTCGGGTCGGACACCGGCCGCGACGACTACCTGGCCGGCCACCTGCCCGGCGCGGTCTTCGTCGACCTGGACACCGAGCTGTCCGCCCCGGCATCGCCGCAGGCCGGGCGCCATCCGCTGCCCTCGGTGCAGTCACTGCAAGCGGCCGCCCGGCGCTGGGGCATCTCGGCCGGGTCGCGGATCGTCGTCTACGACGCCGGGCCGGCGACGGCGGCCGCCCGGGCCTGGTGGCTGCTGCGCTGGGCCGGGCTGGGTGACGTGACCATCCTGGACGGCGGGCTGGCGGCGTGGACCGCGGCGGGCGGCCCGGTCGAGGCCGGCGACGTCGTCCCGGTGCCCGGCGACGTGAGGCTGACCGGTGGCGCGATGCCGGTGCTCACCATCGACGAGGCGGCGGCGCTGCCCGGCGAGGGCGTGCTGCTCGACGCCCGGGCCGGGGAGCGGTACCGGGGCGACCTCGAGCCGATCGACCCTCGCGCGGGTCACGTGCCGGGAGCGGTCAACGCCCCGACGACGGCGAACGTCGGGCCGGACGGCCGGTTCCGTGCAGCCGCTGTACTGAGACGGCAGTTCGCCCAGGTCGGTGCGGTGCCGGGGACGCCGGTCGGGGTCTACTGCGGCTCCGGGATCACCGCCGCGCACGAGGTCGCCGCGCTGGCCCATGCCGGCATCGCGGCGGCGCTGTGGCCGGGGTCGTGGTCGCAGTGGGCCAACGACCCCACCCGTCCCGCGGCGACCGGCCCCTGA
- a CDS encoding ABC-F family ATP-binding cassette domain-containing protein, which translates to MITTTGLELRAGARILISDADLRVQPGDRIGLVGRNGAGKTTTLTTLAGERVPHAGKVDVTGELGYLPQDPRSGDLDITASDRVLSGRGLDVLKAQLTKAQVAMAEPADDAERDRAVRRYGRLEDQFAAMGGYAAESDAARICSNLGLPDRILEQPLRTLSGGQRRRVELARILFSDADTLLLDEPTNHLDADSITWLKGYLASHRAGLIVISHDVELLEAVVNKVWHLDANRATVDVYNLGWKRYLDARETDERRRRSERANAEKKIDALTSQADKMRAKATKAKAAQSMDKRAARLAAGLADVRVQDKVAKLRFPTPAACGRTPLTAEGLSKSYGSLEIFTGVDLAIDKGTRVVVLGFNGAGKTTLLRMLAGTESPDTGEVKAGHGLRVGYYAQEHETLDMDRTLLENMRSAAPDSTDTELRRILGAFLFSGEAVDQRTGTLSGGERTRLAMATLVISGANVLLLDEPTNNLDPASREQVLEALRTYGGAIVLVTHDEGAVRALNPDKVIILPDGTEDTWSEDLADLVSLA; encoded by the coding sequence GTGATCACGACGACCGGCCTCGAACTGCGCGCCGGCGCCCGGATCCTCATCAGCGACGCCGATCTGCGGGTCCAGCCCGGTGACCGCATCGGGCTGGTCGGGCGCAACGGTGCCGGCAAGACCACCACCCTCACCACCCTCGCCGGTGAGCGCGTGCCGCACGCCGGCAAGGTCGACGTGACCGGTGAGCTCGGGTACCTGCCGCAGGACCCCCGCAGCGGCGACCTGGACATCACCGCCAGCGACCGCGTCCTCTCCGGCCGCGGCCTCGACGTCCTCAAGGCCCAGCTGACCAAGGCGCAGGTGGCGATGGCCGAGCCGGCCGACGACGCCGAACGCGACCGCGCGGTGCGCCGCTACGGCCGGCTGGAGGACCAGTTCGCCGCGATGGGCGGGTACGCCGCGGAGTCCGACGCCGCGCGGATCTGCTCCAACCTCGGCCTGCCGGACCGGATCCTCGAGCAGCCGCTGCGCACCCTCTCCGGTGGCCAGCGCCGCCGGGTCGAGCTGGCCCGGATCCTCTTCTCCGACGCCGACACCCTGCTGCTCGACGAGCCGACCAACCACCTGGACGCCGACTCGATCACCTGGCTCAAGGGCTACCTGGCCAGCCACCGGGCCGGACTGATCGTGATCAGCCACGACGTCGAGCTGCTCGAGGCCGTGGTCAACAAGGTGTGGCACCTGGACGCCAACCGGGCGACCGTCGACGTCTACAACCTGGGCTGGAAGCGGTACCTGGACGCTCGGGAGACCGACGAGCGCCGCCGCCGGTCCGAGCGGGCCAACGCGGAGAAGAAGATCGACGCGCTGACCAGCCAGGCCGACAAGATGCGCGCCAAGGCGACCAAGGCCAAGGCCGCGCAGAGCATGGACAAGCGCGCGGCCCGGCTGGCCGCCGGCCTGGCCGACGTGCGGGTGCAGGACAAGGTCGCCAAGCTCCGCTTCCCGACCCCGGCCGCCTGCGGCCGGACGCCGCTGACCGCGGAGGGGCTGAGCAAGAGCTACGGCTCGCTGGAGATCTTCACCGGCGTCGACCTGGCGATCGACAAGGGCACCCGGGTGGTCGTCCTGGGCTTCAACGGTGCCGGCAAGACGACGCTGCTGCGGATGCTGGCCGGCACCGAATCGCCGGACACCGGCGAGGTCAAGGCCGGGCACGGGCTGCGGGTGGGCTACTACGCCCAGGAGCACGAGACCCTGGACATGGACCGCACGCTGCTGGAGAACATGCGGTCGGCGGCGCCGGACAGCACCGACACCGAGCTGCGGCGCATCCTCGGCGCGTTCCTGTTCTCCGGCGAGGCGGTCGACCAGCGCACCGGCACGCTCTCCGGCGGTGAGCGCACCCGGCTGGCGATGGCCACCCTGGTCATCTCCGGCGCCAACGTCCTGCTGCTGGACGAGCCGACCAACAACCTCGACCCGGCCAGCCGGGAGCAGGTGCTCGAGGCGCTGCGCACCTACGGCGGTGCGATCGTGCTGGTCACCCACGACGAGGGTGCGGTGCGGGCGCTGAACCCGGACAAGGTGATCATCCTGCCCGACGGCACCGAGGACACCTGGAGCGAGGACCTCGCCGACCTGGTCTCGCTGGCCTGA
- a CDS encoding SgcJ/EcaC family oxidoreductase yields the protein MSAGHPHDTQIRALYARFLAGWNQRSGATVSSVFADDGDLIELDGTIHSGRLQIASDMRRLFAERATPTFVGIVRSLRPLGDHTAVLYAVAGMVPPGAQALEPALHTVHSLVAAEEGGRWRIAVLQSTPARYGGRAEVITALTAELEAARHGGTSA from the coding sequence TTGAGCGCAGGCCATCCCCACGACACCCAGATCCGGGCGCTGTACGCCCGCTTCCTGGCCGGGTGGAACCAGCGCAGCGGCGCCACGGTCTCCTCGGTCTTCGCCGACGACGGCGACCTCATCGAGCTCGACGGCACGATCCACAGCGGCCGGCTGCAGATCGCCTCGGACATGCGGCGGCTGTTCGCCGAGCGCGCGACCCCGACGTTCGTCGGCATCGTGCGCTCGCTGCGCCCGCTCGGTGACCACACGGCGGTGCTGTACGCGGTCGCGGGGATGGTCCCGCCGGGCGCCCAGGCGCTGGAGCCGGCGCTGCACACCGTGCACTCGCTGGTGGCCGCCGAGGAGGGCGGCCGCTGGCGGATCGCGGTGCTGCAGAGCACCCCGGCCCGCTACGGCGGTCGCGCCGAGGTGATCACCGCGCTCACCGCGGAGCTGGAGGCGGCGCGGCACGGGGGCACCTCGGCGTGA